Sequence from the Thermomonas sp. HDW16 genome:
GAGCCATCTGCTCGGCGGCTTGCTGACCTTCTCACTGCTCACCTGGATGGCGTGGCGCGCCACCGACATCCCGATTCGCATTGCAGGTGCCGCCAAACTGCGGCGCTTGCTGATGGTCGGCATCGTCCTGCTTGGCATCCAGATTGCGCTGGGCGGTTGGACCAGCGCGAACTACGCGGCGCTGGCCTGTGGCACTGATTTCCCGAAGTGCGCTGGACAGTGGTGGCCGCCGCATGATTTCCGTGAAGGCTTCGTGCTGTGGCGCGGGATCGGCGTGGATTATGAAGGCGGCATCCTCGACAACCAGGCGCGCATCGCGATTCAGTTGGCGCATCGGTTGATGGCGGTGCTGGTGTTCGGCCATCTGCTGGCGTTGGCGATCCGCCTGCTGCGCAGCCCCGGCCTGCGCGGTTGGGGCACGCTGCTTGGCTTGTTGCTGTTCGCGCAAGTCGGGCTGGGCATCGCCAACGTGGTGCTGTCGCTGCCGCTGCACATCGCGGTGCTGCACAACGCCGGCGCTACCGCGCTGTTGTTCGTGCTGGTCACCTTGCTGGCGCGCCTGCGCGCACCGGACGCATGAGCGCCGCCGTGTCGCCGCTGTCGCAATACTGGACGCTGACCAAGCCGCGCGTGGTCGCGCTGATCGTGTTCACCGCGATCATCGGCATGTTGCTGGCGATCAATCCTGGCGACGAATGGCCGTGGCTGCGCCTGCTGGCCGGCAGCATCGGCATCTGGCTGGCGGCGGCCAGCGCGGCGGCGATCAACCACCTGCTGGACCAGCGCATCGACAAGGTGATGGTGCGCACCGCCGATCGCCCGCTGGCGACCGGCACGCTGCGGCCCATGCAAGTGCTGGCCTTCGCCACCGTGCTGGGCGTGGCCTCGATGGCGATCCTGCTGTTGTGGGTGAACCCGATCACCGCGCTGCTCACCTTCGCCTCGCTGATCGGCTACGCCTTCGTCTACACCGGCTTCCTCAAGCGCGCCACGCCGCAGAACATCGTGATCGGCGGCATCGCCGGCGCCGCGCCGCCACTGCTGGGCTGGGCCACGGTGACCGGCATGCAGGGCGCACGCGACTGGGAATACGCGCTGCTGCTGGTGCTGATCATCTTCGTGTGGACGCCGCCGCATTTCTGGGCGTTGGCGATCT
This genomic interval carries:
- a CDS encoding COX15/CtaA family protein, whose amino-acid sequence is MTNSHLYRPAVYRHFHRIAWLAVALAACVIVFGAFVRLSNAGLSCPDWPTCYGKAAWPTHADQIVDHAATAIRPVDPSKAWREQFHRMIAGSLGVLVLALALLATRKRPKGWLHVIGASLAVAIAIPLYMRGMHVAASSLAVFGELLLLAGVVRWSNVDLARVSTLTLAVIIFQALLGMWTVTWLLKPVVVMSHLLGGLLTFSLLTWMAWRATDIPIRIAGAAKLRRLLMVGIVLLGIQIALGGWTSANYAALACGTDFPKCAGQWWPPHDFREGFVLWRGIGVDYEGGILDNQARIAIQLAHRLMAVLVFGHLLALAIRLLRSPGLRGWGTLLGLLLFAQVGLGIANVVLSLPLHIAVLHNAGATALLFVLVTLLARLRAPDA
- the cyoE gene encoding heme o synthase; protein product: MSAAVSPLSQYWTLTKPRVVALIVFTAIIGMLLAINPGDEWPWLRLLAGSIGIWLAAASAAAINHLLDQRIDKVMVRTADRPLATGTLRPMQVLAFATVLGVASMAILLLWVNPITALLTFASLIGYAFVYTGFLKRATPQNIVIGGIAGAAPPLLGWATVTGMQGARDWEYALLLVLIIFVWTPPHFWALAIFRREDYARALVPMLPVTHGVEYTRWQILLYTVLLVIATVLPWATHMSGLFYLGGALVLGAVFLWYAWKLLDPPDEFFAMRAFKYSIVYLMALFAFLLVDHWLLPFLQPMAGVEFVPQA